One genomic segment of Deinococcus aestuarii includes these proteins:
- a CDS encoding NADPH-dependent FMN reductase, whose amino-acid sequence MTNPKIAVIIGSTRDARFADKPTEWFIKRASQRPDLDFEVLDLRDFPLPLFNEVASNAWAPTQNEVGQRWQRKLAEFDGYVFITAEYNHAPTAALKNALDYAYPEWNKKPVTFVGYGSVGAARAIEQLRAIAVELQMAPLRAAVHIQGGDFFAAWQQGKSLDELTYLEPGVTAMFEELAWWTKALKTARETTNPPQEIQVSASGS is encoded by the coding sequence ATGACGAACCCGAAAATCGCCGTCATCATCGGCAGCACCCGCGACGCCCGTTTCGCCGACAAGCCCACCGAGTGGTTCATAAAGCGTGCCTCCCAGCGCCCCGACCTCGACTTCGAGGTGCTCGACCTGCGCGACTTCCCGCTGCCGCTGTTCAACGAGGTCGCCTCCAACGCCTGGGCCCCCACCCAGAACGAGGTCGGCCAGCGGTGGCAGCGCAAACTCGCGGAGTTCGACGGCTACGTGTTCATCACCGCCGAGTACAACCACGCGCCGACGGCCGCCCTGAAAAACGCGCTGGACTACGCCTACCCCGAGTGGAACAAGAAGCCCGTGACCTTCGTCGGCTACGGCTCGGTCGGGGCGGCGCGCGCCATCGAGCAGCTCCGCGCGATTGCGGTGGAGTTGCAGATGGCGCCCCTGCGCGCGGCGGTGCATATCCAGGGAGGGGACTTCTTCGCGGCCTGGCAGCAGGGCAAGAGCCTGGACGAGCTGACGTACCTGGAGCCGGGCGTGACGGCGATGTTCGAGGAGCTGGCCTGGTGGACGAAGGCCCTGAAGACGGCCCGCGAGACGACCAACCCGCCCCAGGAGATTCAGGTGTCCGCCTCGGGCTCCTAG
- a CDS encoding MarR family winged helix-turn-helix transcriptional regulator, with product MTDETAATDLDEALRRPPIRLWRRLVRLTQTKLKEVEDALAPLGLSATEFDLLAVVRAHEGATQQELAQRLLFSEANMTYHAQRLCHRGLIRREPSGKTKRLSLTPAGQELIDRALPTVVELHGRQFAAMNADQLRQFDELLRLLR from the coding sequence GTGACCGACGAGACCGCTGCCACCGACCTGGACGAGGCGCTGCGGCGACCTCCCATCCGGCTGTGGCGGCGACTGGTGCGGCTGACCCAGACCAAGCTGAAGGAGGTCGAGGACGCCCTCGCGCCCCTGGGACTGAGCGCCACCGAGTTCGATCTGCTCGCCGTCGTGCGGGCCCACGAGGGAGCGACCCAGCAGGAACTCGCCCAGCGTCTGCTGTTCAGCGAGGCCAACATGACGTACCACGCCCAGCGGCTGTGCCACCGGGGCCTGATCCGCCGGGAACCGTCCGGCAAAACCAAACGGCTCTCCCTGACGCCCGCGGGCCAAGAGTTGATCGACCGCGCCCTGCCCACCGTGGTCGAGCTGCACGGACGTCAGTTCGCCGCCATGAACGCCGACCAGTTGCGGCAGTTCGACGAGCTGCTTCGCCTGTTGCGCTGA
- a CDS encoding SDR family NAD(P)-dependent oxidoreductase — MTLPSLQDKVALITGAAMGMGEATARLFAEAGARVVVADFNDEKGQAVVDAITGSGGAATFVHVDISKAEQVQNMVRAAVDAYGRLDVAVNNAALTPDDKPAHDFDEGYWDRLMAVDLKGTALCLKHELRQMRDQGVGGSIINISSVSGFRPQPGNIAYVAAKHGVNGITKVAALENGAHGIRVNAVAPGAIDTPMLRGALEQFGLDPQAYAPQLSLLGRFAQPGEVAQASLWLASDLSSYVTGTVIHVDAGYVGAR, encoded by the coding sequence ATGACACTGCCTTCCCTGCAAGACAAGGTGGCCCTCATCACCGGAGCGGCGATGGGCATGGGCGAGGCCACGGCCCGGCTGTTCGCCGAGGCCGGGGCCAGGGTCGTCGTCGCGGACTTCAACGACGAGAAGGGCCAGGCGGTCGTGGACGCCATCACGGGGTCGGGCGGAGCGGCCACCTTCGTCCACGTGGACATCTCGAAGGCCGAGCAGGTGCAGAACATGGTCCGGGCCGCCGTGGACGCCTACGGACGGCTGGACGTGGCCGTGAACAACGCCGCCCTGACGCCCGACGACAAACCCGCCCACGACTTCGACGAAGGCTACTGGGACCGCCTGATGGCCGTCGACCTCAAGGGCACGGCCCTGTGCCTGAAGCACGAGCTGCGGCAGATGCGTGACCAGGGGGTCGGCGGCTCCATCATCAACATCTCCTCGGTCAGCGGCTTCCGGCCCCAGCCTGGCAACATCGCCTACGTCGCGGCCAAGCACGGGGTGAACGGGATCACCAAGGTCGCCGCCCTGGAAAACGGCGCGCACGGCATCCGGGTGAACGCCGTGGCCCCCGGCGCCATCGACACGCCCATGCTGCGCGGCGCCCTGGAGCAGTTCGGCCTCGATCCGCAGGCCTACGCCCCGCAACTGAGCCTGCTGGGCCGCTTCGCCCAGCCTGGGGAGGTCGCGCAGGCCAGCCTGTGGCTCGCCTCGGACCTGTCGAGCTACGTGACCGGCACGGTCATCCACGTGGACGCCGGGTACGTGGGCGCCCGCTGA
- a CDS encoding glucose/sorbosone family PQQ-dependent dehydrogenase encodes MTLRLAPLALGTLLVSITLAGCGLTLPGVPGSGEAVGEPFTLRVVTTGLEMPWELTLGPDGQLWVTERLGKRVVRVDPTTGQRSVAVTIPDALAGGQHQGVLGMALHPDLLQGQGRDWVYVAYTSGTAEAPTKKIVRYTFDRASGQLTSPSTVIDRLPAGSDHNAGRLKIGPDGKLYFTMGDLGHNQFANACKPITSQVLPSAAEIQAGNWVNYTGKTLRLNLDGSIPGDNPSLGGVVSHVFTVGHRNPQGIDFSRQGVLYSSEQGPNTDDEVNILEAAGNYGWPHVVGYQDDQAYVYGNWSAAPNCASLTWEPYTIPDSVPQTRETAFSAPNLKDALITLWTVPGGHDFTDTPIPNTNLYRPNMAPSSIEVYENAGIPGWNRSLLVPSLKHGAIYRVPIMPSGLNTRGEAIKTLPTNNRYRDTAVSNDGRTIYVITDSAGQMLGQDNQPVTELTNPGSVLAFTYTGR; translated from the coding sequence ATGACCCTCCGACTTGCCCCCCTCGCCCTGGGCACCCTGCTCGTCTCCATCACCCTGGCCGGTTGCGGCCTGACCCTTCCCGGTGTTCCTGGGAGCGGCGAGGCCGTCGGCGAGCCCTTCACCCTGCGCGTGGTCACGACCGGCCTGGAGATGCCCTGGGAACTCACCCTCGGTCCCGACGGTCAACTCTGGGTGACCGAACGCCTCGGGAAGCGGGTCGTGCGGGTAGACCCCACCACCGGACAGCGGAGTGTCGCCGTGACCATCCCCGACGCCCTGGCGGGCGGGCAGCACCAGGGCGTCCTGGGGATGGCGCTGCATCCCGACCTGCTCCAGGGTCAGGGGCGTGACTGGGTGTACGTCGCCTACACCTCCGGCACGGCCGAGGCTCCCACGAAGAAGATCGTGCGCTACACCTTCGACCGGGCGAGCGGGCAACTGACCTCGCCCAGCACCGTCATCGACAGGCTGCCCGCCGGAAGCGACCACAACGCCGGGCGCCTCAAGATCGGGCCCGACGGCAAGCTGTACTTCACGATGGGCGACCTGGGGCACAACCAGTTCGCCAACGCCTGCAAACCCATCACCTCGCAGGTGCTGCCCAGCGCCGCCGAGATCCAGGCGGGGAACTGGGTGAACTACACCGGAAAGACCCTGCGCCTGAACCTCGACGGCAGCATTCCGGGCGACAACCCCAGCCTGGGCGGGGTCGTCAGCCACGTCTTCACCGTCGGGCACCGCAACCCGCAGGGAATCGACTTCAGCCGCCAGGGCGTCCTGTACTCCAGCGAGCAGGGCCCGAACACCGACGACGAGGTGAACATCCTGGAGGCGGCGGGCAACTACGGCTGGCCCCACGTCGTCGGGTATCAGGACGATCAAGCGTACGTGTACGGCAACTGGAGCGCCGCCCCCAACTGCGCCAGCCTGACCTGGGAACCCTACACCATCCCGGACAGCGTGCCCCAGACCCGGGAGACGGCGTTCAGCGCCCCCAACCTCAAAGACGCCCTGATCACCCTGTGGACGGTGCCGGGCGGACACGACTTCACGGACACGCCCATCCCGAACACCAACCTCTACCGCCCCAACATGGCGCCCAGCAGCATCGAGGTGTACGAGAACGCCGGGATTCCCGGCTGGAACCGCTCGCTGCTCGTCCCCAGCCTGAAGCACGGCGCGATCTACCGCGTCCCCATCATGCCCAGCGGCCTGAACACGCGCGGCGAGGCGATCAAGACCCTGCCGACCAACAACCGGTACCGCGACACCGCCGTGTCGAACGACGGGCGCACCATCTACGTCATCACGGACAGCGCCGGGCAGATGCTCGGCCAGGACAACCAGCCCGTGACCGAGCTGACCAACCCCGGCAGCGTCCTCGCCTTCACATACACCGGGAGATAA
- a CDS encoding SDR family oxidoreductase: MIIVTGATGQLGRAIVEQLTARLPATQVGASVRDPEKAADLEALGVRVRQGDFRDPASLTHAFEGATQVLMVSSNARAYGGDPLAQHRAAIGAAREAGATRIVYTSQMAASPSSAFAPALDHAATEELLRQSGLAWTALRNGFHATSSLFMLGDSLDTGLFEAPADGPVAWTTHADLAEGAAAILTDPGRFEGPTPPLTGSQALDFADLTGLASEVLGRPVERRVISDEDFSARMAARGAPGNHLLGMYRASRAGEFATVDGALEQLIGRPALTMRDVLAQKFGR; this comes from the coding sequence ATGATCATCGTGACCGGAGCGACCGGCCAGTTGGGCCGGGCCATCGTCGAACAACTCACCGCCCGTCTGCCGGCCACCCAGGTCGGCGCCAGCGTCCGCGACCCCGAGAAGGCGGCCGATCTGGAGGCCCTCGGGGTGCGGGTGCGCCAGGGTGACTTCCGCGACCCCGCCAGCCTCACCCACGCCTTCGAGGGCGCCACGCAGGTGCTGATGGTGTCCTCTAACGCGCGGGCCTACGGGGGTGACCCCCTCGCGCAGCACCGCGCGGCCATCGGGGCCGCCCGCGAAGCTGGGGCGACGCGGATCGTCTACACCAGCCAGATGGCCGCCAGCCCGTCCTCGGCATTCGCGCCCGCCCTCGACCACGCGGCGACCGAGGAGCTGCTGCGTCAGTCGGGTCTGGCCTGGACCGCCCTGCGCAACGGCTTCCACGCGACGAGCAGCTTGTTCATGTTGGGAGACTCGCTCGACACGGGACTCTTCGAGGCACCTGCGGACGGTCCGGTCGCCTGGACGACGCACGCCGACCTGGCCGAGGGGGCGGCGGCCATCCTCACCGACCCGGGCCGGTTCGAGGGGCCGACGCCGCCCCTCACCGGATCGCAGGCGCTCGACTTCGCCGACCTCACGGGCCTCGCCTCGGAGGTGCTGGGCCGACCCGTGGAGCGGCGGGTGATCTCCGACGAGGACTTCAGCGCCAGGATGGCGGCGCGGGGCGCGCCGGGGAACCATCTGCTCGGGATGTACCGCGCGAGCCGGGCGGGCGAGTTCGCCACCGTCGATGGGGCGCTGGAGCAATTGATCGGGCGCCCCGCGCTGACCATGCGTGACGTGCTCGCCCAGAAGTTCGGCCGCTGA
- a CDS encoding TetR/AcrR family transcriptional regulator, which translates to MNARATGARERIVEATAELLARGGREAVSTRAVSAAAGVQAPTLYRQFGDLQGLLEVTARETLAAYVREKATHEPTDDPLEDLRRGWDLHVAFGLANPAVYTLIYGDPVAGAHTLAARDGLAVLHRLVTRVAQAGRLRVGVPLAVGLISAAGEGVTLSLIGTPPEARDPHLPAALREAVLAAITIAHLQGSASQERPGADRVAARATALQAVLSEAPDVLSPAERHLLGEWLDRLTTPGVPASS; encoded by the coding sequence GTGAACGCGCGAGCCACCGGGGCCCGGGAACGCATCGTGGAGGCGACCGCTGAATTGCTGGCCCGTGGCGGGCGGGAGGCCGTGTCCACGCGGGCGGTGAGTGCCGCCGCGGGGGTCCAGGCGCCCACGCTCTACCGGCAGTTCGGTGACCTGCAAGGGCTGCTGGAGGTGACGGCCCGCGAGACGTTGGCCGCGTACGTGCGAGAGAAGGCGACCCACGAGCCCACCGACGACCCGCTGGAGGACCTGCGGCGCGGGTGGGATCTGCACGTCGCGTTCGGGCTCGCCAACCCAGCCGTGTACACCCTGATCTACGGCGACCCGGTGGCCGGGGCCCACACGCTGGCGGCCCGGGACGGCCTGGCGGTGTTGCACCGGCTGGTCACCCGGGTGGCGCAGGCGGGGCGGCTCCGGGTGGGCGTCCCTCTGGCGGTGGGTCTCATTTCCGCTGCTGGGGAAGGGGTGACCCTCTCCTTGATCGGCACCCCGCCGGAAGCGCGGGACCCGCACCTCCCGGCGGCCCTGCGCGAGGCCGTGCTGGCGGCGATCACCATTGCCCATCTGCAGGGCAGCGCCTCTCAGGAAAGGCCGGGGGCGGATCGGGTGGCGGCGCGTGCCACCGCGCTTCAGGCGGTGCTCTCCGAGGCGCCGGACGTCCTCTCGCCGGCCGAGCGGCACCTCCTGGGGGAGTGGCTCGACCGGCTGACCACCCCAGGCGTGCCCGCATCGTCCTGA
- a CDS encoding MarR family winged helix-turn-helix transcriptional regulator: MSSPPPTDRPGTPFVSLEHEVYLTLQRLAADLGHQTAELLKGADLSPAQFNVLRILRGAGEGGLTCGEIGERLITHDSDVTRLLDRLEKQELVTRVRSTQDRRVVLTCITGRGRAILADLDQPLAELHRAQLGHLGSQRLRQLLGLLGEASAHGEEVA, from the coding sequence ATGTCCTCACCTCCCCCGACCGACCGACCCGGCACGCCCTTTGTCAGCCTGGAGCATGAGGTTTACCTGACGTTACAGCGGCTGGCGGCCGACCTGGGTCACCAGACCGCCGAGCTGCTCAAGGGAGCCGACCTGAGCCCGGCGCAGTTCAACGTGCTGCGGATTTTGCGCGGCGCGGGGGAAGGCGGGCTGACCTGCGGCGAGATCGGCGAGCGGCTGATCACCCACGACTCGGACGTGACCCGGCTGCTCGACCGCCTGGAAAAGCAGGAGCTGGTGACCCGCGTTCGCAGCACCCAGGACCGCCGCGTCGTCCTGACCTGCATCACCGGAAGGGGACGGGCGATTCTGGCCGACCTGGACCAACCCCTCGCGGAGTTGCACCGCGCCCAACTGGGACACCTCGGGTCTCAGAGGTTGCGGCAGCTCCTGGGCCTGCTCGGTGAGGCGTCTGCCCACGGCGAGGAGGTCGCCTGA